In Streptomyces rapamycinicus NRRL 5491, the genomic stretch GGGCGGCTGGTCTCCCGCTACGGGCTGCGCACCCGGATCGACCCCCGCGGCTGGGCCGTCGATCCGCTGTCCCCGGTGGCCGCGGCGCCGCTGATCGCGCCGACGCCGCTGCTGATCGTGCACGGCGACCGGGACCCGTATTTCCCGCTGGACCATCCGCGGATGCTGGCGTCGGCGGCGGACCCGTCCACCTCGGAGCTGTGGATCGAGCCGGGCTACGGCCACGCCGAGACCGCCGCCTCCCCCGGCCTGCTGACCCGCATCGCCGACTGGGCCGCGGCCCACGCCTGAGCCCGTCCCCCTGCCGCCGCCTATTCGGTTTCCGCGACCGGCTCGGCGAACTGGGACGCGTAGAGCCGCGCGTACGCACCGCCCGCCGCGAGCAGCGCGTCGTGCGAGCCCTGCTCCACGATCCGCCCCGACTCCATCACCAGGATCACGTCCGCGTCCCGGATGGTCGACAGCCGGTGGGCGATCACGAAGCTCGTACGGCCGCTGCGCAGCGAGGCCATCGCCCGCTGGATGAGGACCTCGGTACGGGTGTCGACCGAGCTGGTGGCCTCGTCCAGCACCAGGATCGACGGCTCGGAGAGAAACGCCCGCGCGATCGTGATCAGCTGCTTCTCACCGGCGCTGACATTGGAGCCCTCTTCGTCGATCACCGTGTCGTAGCCGTCCGGCAGCATCCGTACGAAGCGGTCCACATAGGTGGCCTTCGCCGCCGCCACGATCCTCTCGGAGCTCGCCCCCTCCGCCCCGTACGCGATGTTCTCGGCGATCGTGCCGCCGAACAGCCAGGTGTCCTGGAGCACCATCCCGATGTGGGAGCGCAGCTCCTCCCGTGACATCTCGGCGATGTCCACCCCGTCCAGCGTGATCCGCCCGCCGCTGACCTCGTAGAACCGCATCAGCAGATTGACCAGCGTGGTCTTCCCGGCGCCGGTCGGCCCGACGATGGCCACGGTCTGGCCCGGCCGCACCGACAGCGAAAGGCCGTCGATGAGCGGCGTGTCCGGCTGGTAGCGGAAGGCGACCTCCTCGAACGCGACCTGCCCGCGCACCACCTCCGGCCGCCGCGCGTCCACCGGCTCCGCGCTCTGCTCCGGCGCGTCCAGCAGCTCGAAGACCCGCTCGGCGGAGGCCACCCCCGACTGCACCATGTTGGCCATGGAGGCCACCTGGGTGAGCGGCTGGCTGAACTGCCGGGAGTACTGGACGAACGCCTGGACATCGCCGATCGACAGCGCGCCGGAGGCCACCCGGAGCCCACCGACCACGGCCACCAGCACATAGTTGAGGTTCCCGATGAACATCATCGACGGCTGGATCAGGCCGGAGATGAACTGGGCCCGGAAGCCCGCCCCGTAGAGCTTGTCGTTCTGCTCCCGGAACGCCTGCGCGGACTCCTTCTCCCGCCCGAAGACCTTCACCAGCGCATGGCCGGTGTACATCTCCTCGATGTGGGCGTTGAGCTTGCCCGTGGTCTTCCACTGGGAGACGAACTGCGGCTGGGCGCGCTTGCCGATGCGCGTCGTCACCCACACCGAGACCGGGACGGTGATCAGCGCCACCAACGCCAGCAGCGGCGAGATCCAGAACATCATCGACAGCACGCCCACGATCGTCAGCAGCGAGGCCATGATCTGACTGAGGGTCTGCTGGAGCGTCTGCTGGATGTTGTCGATGTCGTTGGTGGCGCGGGAGAGCACCTCGCCGCGCGACTGCTTGTCGAAGTACGCCAGCGGCAGCCGCGCCAGCTTGTGCTCCACGTCCTCGCGCAGCCGGAAGACCGCGCGCTGGACGACGACGGTCGCCACCCGGGCCTGGACCAGGCCCAGGAGCGAGGCGGCCAGATACAGCGCCGCGACCCACAGCAGCACGACGCCGACCGCGTGGAAGTCGATGCCCTGGCCCGGGGTGACGTCCATCGAGGCGACCATGTCGGCGACCGTGCCCTGGTCCTTGTCGCGCAGCCACTGGACGGCCTGCTCCTTGCTGACGCCGTCGGGCAGCTGCCGTCCGACGATGCCCGCGAAGATCAGGTCGGTGGCCGCACCGAGGATCTTCGGGCCCACCACCGCGAGCCCGGTGCTGACCGTGCCCAGCGCGAGCACCAGCAGGACGATCCCGCGCTCAGGGCGGAGCCGGGCCAGCAGCCGGCGGCTGGAGCCGCGGAAGTCCATGGACCGCTCGGTGGGCTGCCCGCCCATGAAGCGGCCGGGCCCGGCGGCGGGCGCCGGACCCCTGCGGGGCGCCGAAGTGCCGCTCATGCCGCCTCCTCCTCGGTGAGCTGGGAGAGCACGATCTCGCGATAGGTCTCATTGCCGGCCATCAGCTCGCCGTGGGTGCCCGCGCCGACGATCCGCCCCGCGTCGAGGACCACGATCAGATCGGCGCCCCGGATCGTGGACACCCGCTGGGCGACGATGACCACCGTCGCGTTGTCCGTCTCGTCCGCGAGCGCCGCCCGCAGCCGGGCGTCGGTGGCGTAGTCGAGCGCGGAGAAGGAGTCGTCGAAGAGGTAGACGGACGGCTTGCGGACCAGGGCGCGGGCGATCGCCAGCCGCTGCCGCTGACCGCCGGACACATTGGTTCCGCCCTGGGCGATCGGGGCGTCGAGACCGCCCTCCATGGCCGCCACGAACTCCCGTGCCTGGGCGGTCTCCAGGGCCCGCCACAGCTGCTCGTCGGTGGCGTCGGGGTCGCCGTACCGCAGGTTGGAGGCGATGGTGCCGGCGAACAGGTACGGCTTCTGCGGGACCAGCCCTATGGTCCGGGTCATCACCTCGGGGTCGAGGTCGCGCACATCCACCCCGTCGAGGTGGACGCTGCCGTCGGTCGCGTCGAACAGCCGCGGCACCAGCCCGAGCAGGGTCGACTTGCCGCTGCCGGTGGAGCCGATGACGGCGGTGGTCCGGCCGGGCCGGGCGGTCAGCGAGATGTCGCGCAGCACGGGCGCGTCGGCGCCGGGGTAGCGGAACTCCACGCCCCGCAGCTCCAGCAGCCCCCGTCCGGTGTCGGCGGGCGCGGGCGCGACGGGCACCAGCGGCGGTACGACGCTGGTCCCGGTGTCCAGCACCTCCTGGACGCGCTCGGCGCACACCTCGGCCCTCGGCACCATCATGAACATGAAGGTGGCCATCATCACGGACGACAGGATCTGCATCAGATAGCTGAGGAACGCGGTCAGCGCGCCGACCTGCATCCCGCCGCTGTCGATGCGGTGCCCGCCGAACCAGACGACGGCCACGCTGGAGACGTTCACCACCAGCATCACGGCCGGGAACATCAGCGACATCAGCTGCCCGGCGCGCAGCGAGACATCCATCAGACCGGTGTTGGCATCGGTGAAGCGGTCGCGCTCATGGGCGTCGCGGACGAAGGCGCGGATGACCCGGATCCCGGTGATCTGCTCGCGCAGCACCCGGTTGACGGTGTCGATGCGCTGCTGGACGTCGCGGAACAGCGGCCGCATCCGGCGGGCGATGAGCGTGACCACGAGGCCCAGGGCCGGAACGATGAGCAGGAGCAGCCCGGACAGCGGCACGTCCTCGTTGAGCGCCATGACCACACCGCCCACGCACATGATCGGCGCCGAGACCATCAGCGTGAAGGCCATCAGGCACAGCATCTGCACCTGCTGGACGTCGTTGGTGGTGCGGGTGATCAGGGACGGCGCCCCGAAGTGGCCCATCTCCCGGGCGGAGAAGGACTGCACCCGGTCGAAGACGGCGGCGCGCACATCGCGGCCGAGCGCCATGGAGGTGCGGGCGCTGAAGTAGACGGCTCCCGCGGCGCACACGATCTGGACGAGGGTGACGGCGATCATCAGCCCGCCGACACGGAGGATGTAGCCGGTGTCGCCCTTCACCACTCCGCTGTCGATGATGTCCGCGTTCAGCGCGGGCAGGTAGAGGGTGGCGAGGGTCTGCACCAGCTGCAATAAGACGATCAGCGTGATCGTTCGGGTATAGGGCCTCAGATGCGCTTGTATCAGTCGTACCAGCACACGGAAACCTTAAGTGACGCTCGCCCCGAACCGGCCGTATTTTCGACGAACCGCGCGTGGTCCCGGGCGCCGTCCCGCACCCGTCATCATGGAGGCGGCAGATGACGGGAAAGGGATCGCGATGGCGATGATGAGCACGCCCGCCGGGACCATCCGGTACTGGGCCGCGGCCCGCGCCGCGGCCGGCACCGCGGAGGAGCCGTACACCGCGTGGACACTGGCGGAGGCGCTCGACGCGGCCCGACAGCGGCACACCGCGCGACCGGAGTTCGCACGGGTCCTGCTGCGCTGTTCGTTCCTGGTCGACGGAGCCCCGGCCGGCACCCGAGACCACAAGACGATCCAACTCGCCGAGGGCGGCACGGTCGAGGTGCTCCCGCCGTTCGCAGGAGGGTGAACCCCGAGCTCATGAGCAACCAGCCGCACCAGCCCAACGAGCCTCATCAGCCCCACGAGCCTCATCAGCAGCAAGGGCAGCAGCCGCAAAGTCAGCAGCCGCAGCAGCCGTACCCCCCGTACGGGTCGTACGAGGCTCCTTATGGGGGATACGACCAGAGCGGGCATCCTTACGGCGGCCATGGCCAGGGTGCGCAGCAGCAGGCCGACTGGCAGGGGTACGCGGGGTATCCACAGCAGCAGGGGTACGCCCAGGCCCAGCCGCCGCAGTACCAGCACCCGCAGCAGCAGTACCAGCAGCAGCCGTACGAGGACCCCTACGCCGCCGCCCAGCACGGGCAGCAGGGCCATCAGGGCCAGCACGGGCAGCACGGGCAGCAGCCGCACCAAGGACATCAGGGGCACCAGGCGCACCAGGCGCACCAGGGCCAGTACGCCCAGGGCTGGGATCAGCAGCAGCACCCGTACCACCAGCCCCCCGACCCGTCCCAGGCGCCGCCTCAGCCCCCGGTGCAGGCACAGGCCCCGGCGCAGGCGCAGACACAGGCCGCGACCGCGACCGCCGAGCCGCCCGCCCCGCAGCCGGACCGGCCGCTCACCGCCGCCGAGAAGGCCAAGGCCGAGGGCCGTCCGCAGATCGTCCACCCGGGGTTCGTCCCCGCCGCCCTGACCTCCGTGCTCGCCGCCCTGCTCGCGGCGACCGCGCCGCTGGGCCGCCCCGCGGTCGCCGTCGCGGTGGTGGCGCTCCAGGCCGTCACGGCGGCGGGCTGGTTCCGGCTGAACGGCATGTGGCCCGCCCGGCAGGGCATCGCGCTCGCCTTCGCGGGCGGTCTGGCCGCCGACATCGGCCTGCTCGCCACCGAGCCGTCGCACGCCCCTACGGTCGTCATCGGCACCATCGGCGTCTGGCTGCTGCTGGTGCTGATCCTCCAGCTGCGCAGCCACGCCTCCCCGGACGAGCGGCTGTACGGCCTTACGGCCGCCGTGGCGGCCACGGCCCTCGCCGTGCTCGCGGCCGGCCATCTGGCCGCCGTCGCCGAGTCCTCGGACGCCGTGGTGGTGGGGGCGGCCGCCGTCGCCGTGGCCGTGCTCGTCCGGGCGCTGCCGCTGCCGACGGCCGCCGCGGTCGTGGTCGCGCTGGCGGCCGCCACGGGCGCCGGGGTCGGAGCCGGGCAGCTCACCGGAACGGGCACGTCCACCGCCGCCCTGCTGGGGTTCGCGGCCGGGGCGTGCGCGCTGATCGGCCACCGGGTCGCCAGCTACGACTACCCCTCGCGCTTCGTCCACCTGACGGCCGGCGTGGCGCTGCCGCTCGCGGCCGCCGCCCCCGTGGTCTATGTGATCGGCCGCGCTCTGGGCTGACTCCCCGGCTCCCGCTCACCCGCTCCGGATAGGCTCGCAGCCTCAGGCGCGAGGGCCTGAGAGAGAGCCTGGGGGACCCACGCACATGCGCGCACTACGCATCACACTGATCGTCGTCGTGATACTCGGCGGCCTCTTCGTGGCCGCCGACCGCATCGCGGTGTACATGGCCGAGTCCAAGGCGGCCGACAAGATCAAGAGTTCTCAGGGCCTGACCACGACGCCCAATGTCTCGATCAAGGGCTTCCCGTTCCTCACCCAGGTCGCGGGCAAGGAGCTGGACGAGGTCGACGTCGGCGTGGACGGGCTGACGACGGACGCGGGCGACGGCCGCAGCGTCCGGGTCACCGAGCTCGACGCCCAGCTGCACAACGTCCGCATCTCGGGCAACTTCTCGTCGGCCAGCGCCGACCGCGCCACGGGCTCGGCCCACATCAGCTACGCGGACCTCTCACAGGCCGCCGGTCCGGGCATCACGGTCGCCTCCGACCCGTCGGGCAGCAACAAGGTCAAGATCACCGGCAGTCTGCTGGGCTTCAGCCTCACCGCCCACTCCCAGGTCACCATCGTGAACGGCAACACGATCCGGCTGCACGCCGAGTCCATACCGGGCGGCAGCATCCCCCAGTGGGAGGACAAGGTGCGCGAGAAGACCGACATGGAGCGGAAGATCGAGGGACTGCCCACCGGTATGCGGCTGGAGAAGGTGGAGACCTCCAAGGACGGCATAGACGTCTCGGTCGCGGGTAACAACGTCCAGCTGACGGGCTGACGCGATCAGTACCAGGGGCGTCGGATCACGTCCCTGGTCCATTCACTGAGACGATCATGTCCGCGCATATGGACGTTCCTGCCCGCCGCAGGCCCCTCCGGCCGCGCCTCCCGGCCGTCCACGGTTCTCTTATCTCAGACTCCGGACGATAACGTCTCATCATGCGACACACCGGTGACATGCCCGCCTGTCCGTCCCTACGATCGGACCCATGAAGCGACAGGCGGATCTCACGAAGCGGCGGGCAGTCGACCTGTGCCGCGTCGCCGCCATGCTCTGTCGCCCCGTCTGAATGGGACGTGGTCCGTACACGCCACGGACCGGCCCCCCTCTTCGGCCCGTCAGCCGGGCCTTCCCGCACCTTCGCTCGTACGCTCGCCGCACGCCCCCGCGCGGCGCCGCGTCGTGAGCGTGCCCGTACCGCCGCAACTGCCCCGGAGGAGAGAAACATGAGCCGCAGTGACGTCCTGGTGGACGCCGACTGGGTCCAGGCCCGTATCGACGACCCCAAGACGGTCATCGTCGAGGTGGACGAGGACACCTCGGCCTACGACAAGAACCACATCAAGAACGCCATCCGGATCGACTGGAAGCAGGACCTCCAGGACCCGGTGCGCCGTGACTTCGTCGACCAGGCCGGCTTCGAGAAGCTGCTGTCGGAGAAGGGCATCGGCAACGACGACACGGTCGTCCTCTACGGCGGCAACAACAACTGGTTCGCGGCGTACGCCTACTGGTACTTCAAGCTCTACGGCCACCAGGACGTCAAGCTGCTCGACGGCGGCCGCAAGAAGTGGGAGCTCGACTCCCGCGACCTGGTCGCCGAGGTGCCGGCCCGCGCGCAGACCGAGTACAAGGCCAAGCCGCAGGACACCGCCATCCGCGCCTTCCGCGACGAGGTCGTGGACGCCATCGGCTCGCTGAACCTGGTCGACGTGCGCTCCCCCGACGAGTTCTCCGGCAAGCTGCTCGCCCCGGCCCACCTCCCGCAGGAGCAGTCGCAGCGTCCGGGCCACGTCCCGAGCGCTCGCAACATCCCGTGGTCGAAGTCGGCCAACGACGACGGCACCTTCAGGTCCGACGACGAGCTCAAGGAGATCTACGAGGGCGCGGGCGTGGACCTGTCGAAGGACACCATCGCCTACTGCCGCATCGGTGAGCGCTCCGCTCACACCTGGTTCGTCCTGCACGAGCTCCTGGGCCAGACCAACGTCAAGAACTACGACGGCTCCTGGACCGAGTACGGCTCGCTGGTCGGCGTGCCGGTCGAGCTCGGCTCCGACAGCTGACCCCTCTCCCCCGAAACGTAAGGACAGACATCCATGTGTGGAGCCAAGGCCGGCGGCCCCGACGCCTCGACGATCAAGCCCGGTGAGACCACGATCCAGGGTTCGGTGACCCGCGACGGCGAGCCCGTCGCCGGTTACGTGCGGCTGCTGGACAGCACCGGCGAGTTCACCGCCGAGGTCCCCACCTCCGCGACCGGGCAGTTCCGCTTCTACGCCGCGGAGGGCACATGGACGCTGCGCGCCCTGGTTCCCGGCGGCACCGCGGACCGCACCGTCGTCGCCCAGAAGGGCGGGCTGGCGGAGGTCGCCATCGCCGTCTGACGCGATACGACGCGTCGTGACTCACGGCCGGAGGGCCGCACCCCGGGGTTGGACGCCTCGGCGGGGTGCGGCCCTTCGTCTATCGGCGCGGCGGTCCCGGACGTACGCTGGACATATGTACGCGCGACGCCGCCACGCATACTTCTTCCTGATGGGCGCGTGTCTGACGCTCTTCATCTCGGCATGGGCCTTTGTGCGCCTGTGGTCCGTCCCCGCCGCGGTCGCGATGTGCATCGTCGCCATGGTGATACCGCCCCTGGCGGCGATCGTCGCCAATCGCCGGGGCCCGGACGACCGGTGGTGGGACGAATCGGGGGACGAGGAGTCCGACCGGTGGTGGCGGGAGCTGGACGAGCACAACCACCGGCATTGACCACGTTCCGGCCAGGCCTCGGCCGCGGGCATCCCCGCCCCGTGGCAGGGGCTCAGCCCTTTGGCAGGGGCTCAGCCCTGAACCCCGGGGCCTGGGGCGGAGCCCCAGTTTCGGGAAGGGGCGGGGAGGGGGCAGCATCGATATGCGGCTCCGCCGCGTGGCCCGCCGCAGGCGCCAAGATCCGTCGGGCACCACCGAGTACACGAGCGTCCGCTAGTACACGAGCGCCTGGACGCCGTCCGGCATGATCTCGCTCACGAAGACCTGAGCGCCCGCGATCCGGGCACCTTCGATCAGATCCTTCTCCTCGATCTCCCGCCGCGCGGCGCATTGTGTGCACACCGTGATCGTCCCGCCGCCCGTAAGGATGCCGTCGATCAGATCCGGAAGCGGCGCGGCATGCGGAAGCTCGAACTCCGCAGCCCGGCCCGGCAGCGCGAACCACGTCGACTCACCGGTCAGCCAGAGCGAGACCTCGACCCCGCTCGCCGCGGCCACCGCCGCCACCGTGAACGCCTGAGAGCAGCGCTCGGGAGCGTCCGCGCCCGCCGTCACCTTGATCACCAGCTTCTTCGCCATGCGTCAACCTTAGGCTCGGCACCCGGGGCCCGGCGCCGCGCGGCCACCTGTCTCCACCGGCCGTCCCGGCGGCGACTAGACTCGGTGCCGTCCATCATCTGTTCCGAGGAGCGCGCTCGTGCTTGAGGCAGTCTTCACCACCCTGATGATCCTGGTCGCCGTGGCCACGCTCGGCTTCGCCGCGCTGACCTGGAAGAAGCTGTACCAGGGCCAGCGCTGAACCGCTCCCGCCCCGCCACCACGGCTCGACTCTCGACAGATCGCCTGAATTCATGATCCAGATTCCGTCCGACCTCCACCCGGACCTCGTGCCGCTCGCCTTCCTCCTGGGCAACTGGGAAGGGGCCGGCGTCTCGGACTTTCCCGGGGCCGAGAAGTGCAACTTCGGCCAGGAGGCCACCTTCACGCACGACGGCCGTGACTTCATCGAGTACATCTCGCACACCTGGGTGCTGGACTCCGAGGGCAAGAAGGTCCGCCCCCTGGAGACCGAATCCGGCTACTGGCGGATCGACAAGGACCGTAAGGTCGAGGTCGTGATGAGCCGGGACCAGGGCATCATCGAGGTCTGGTACGGCGAGCTCGCGGAGGGCAAGCCGCAGATCGACCTGGCGACGGACGCGGTGGCGCGCACCGCCCACGCGGCCCCGTACTCGGGCGGAAAGCGGCTGTACGGCTACGTCAACAGCGATCTGATGTGGGTCGGCGAGAAGGCCACCCCCGAGGTCGAACTGCGCCCGTACATGTCCGCGCATCTGAAGAAGGTCGTGGACCCCCGGGAGTGGGCCAAGGACCTCAAGGACCTGCCGGACGACGGGATCGCCTTCTTCCGCTGAGCCGGCCCCCGCTGAGCCCTCGCCGAACCCCCGCCGAACCCCCCGGCTCGCGCCTTCCGCCCTCCGCCGAGCCAGGCTGTCGCGTGCCCACGTCCGGTTCTCCCCGGTGCGTCCCGCCGGTCACCGCGGGCCCGCCTACACTTGCACCGTGGCGACCACCGACTGGAAGAGCGATCTGCGGGAGCGCGGCTACCGTCTGACCCCGCAGCGCCAGCTCGTGCTCGAAGCCGTCGATCATCTGGAGCACGCCACTCCGGACGAGATCCTCACCGAGGTGCGCCGCACCGCGAGCGGCGTCAACATCTCCACGGTCTATCGCACGCTGGAGCTGCTGGAGGAGCTGGGCCTGGTCAGCCATGCCCATCTCGGCCACGGCGCCCCCACGTACCACCTGGCCGACCGGCACCATCACATCCATATGGTGTGCCGGGACTGCACGGATGTGATCGAGGCCGATGTCTCCGTGGCCGACGCCTTCACCCGGCAGCTCCGGGCGGACTTCGGCTTCGACACCGATCTGAAGCACTTCGCGATCTTCGGCCGGTGTGCCTCCTGCTCCGCCCGGCAGCGCGCCGGAGGGGCCGGTGGAGACCCCGGACAGCTCGCTGGAGACGGCGCCGAAAACGGCTCCGGTGAGGGCCGAGCCCGCAGGTCGTAGGCTGAGTTCATGAAGAGCCCTTTGCTGTCGCTGCCCGGCGCCGTCCCCGGCGAGGGCCCCGACGAAGACGTCGCCGCCCACTACGGCGACCTGTTCCGCGAGCAGCGCGCGCTCGCCGACGGCACCGGCTTCGTGGACCTCTCGCACCGCGGAGTGGTCACGGTCAGCGGTGCCGACCGGCTCAGCTGGCTGCATCTGCTGCTCACCCAGCACGTCAGCGAACTACCGCCGGGCCAGGCCACCGAAGCCCTGATCCTCTCCGCCCACGGCCACATCGAACACGCGCTCTACCTCGTCGACGACGGCGAGACCACCTGGGCCCATGTGGAGCCCGACAGCCAGCGCGATCTGATCGCCTACCTGGAGAGCATGAAGTTCTTCTACCGGGTGGACATCGCGGACCGCACCGACGAGTACGCGGTCGTCCACCTCCCGGCGGGCAGCATCACCGAGGCCCCCGAGGACGCCGTCGTCCGCGAGACCCCGCACGGCCGGGACCTGTTCCTGCCGCGTGAGCGCCTTACCGCCTTCGCCGAGGAGAGCGGCCCGCCGATCGGGGTGCTGGCGTACGAGGCGCTGCGGGTCGAGGCCCACCGGCCCCGGGTCGGCCTGGAGACCGACCACCGCACCATCCCGCACGAGCTGGGGTGGATCGGCTCCGCCGTCCACCTCCAGAAGGGCTGCTACCGCGGCCAGGAGACCGTCGCCCGGGTGCAGAACCTGGGGAAGCCACCACGCCGGCTCGTCTTCCTCCACCTCGACGGCAGCGAGGTGACGCTGCCGACCCACGGCGCGCCCATACGGCTGGCCTCGGAGGGCGAGGAGGGCCGCCAGCTGGGGTTCATCACCTCATCGGCCCGCCACCACGAGCTGGGGCCGATCGCGCTGGCGCTGGTCAAGCGGAATGTGCCGGTGGACGCGGACCTGATCGCGGACTCCACGGCCGCCGCACAGGAGACGGTCGTGGAGCCGTGAACCCGCCGCCGGTCCGCCGGACCCCACGGTTCGGCTAGACCTCGACGGTTCGGCTAGACCTCGACGAGCACCGTGAACGGGCCGTCGTTCGTGAGCGAGACCTTCATGGCCGCTCCGAACCGGCCCGTTTCCACGTGTGCGCCCAGCTTCCGCAGCTGGGCCACGACCTCGTCGACGAGCGGTTCGGCGACCCCGCCGGACGCCGCCGCGTTCCAGGTGGGACGGCGCCCCTTACGGGCATCGCCGTAGAGCGTGAACTGGCTGATGACCAGCAGCGGAGCGTCCAGGTCCGAGCAGGACCTCTCGTCGTGGAGCATCCTTACGGACCACAGCTTGCGGGCGAGCTGGGCCGCCTTCTCCGGGGTGTCGTCATGTGTCACCCCGACCAGTACGCACAGCCCCTCACCGACGATCTCGCCGACCGTCTCGCCGTCCACGACGACGCTCGCCCCGTCCACTCTCTGTACCACAGCACGCATGGCGACCATCATGCCGTGCGTCCATCCGGGGCCGATCGGGTGGAGAGGCGCTGCACAGGGAGCATCACTGGTGGCACGATGCGTGCAGGCGGTGCAGGCGGGCAGGAACTGCGGGAACGACGCATCGCTGGAGGGGACGGACATCAATGACCACATCGGGCACCGGCCAGCCCATGGCCACCGAGGGCCTGCTGCCGCCACGGCCGCCGAACCAGCGCGGCGGGCGGCTGGCCGACTCCGCCGCCGTGACGGCGCCGGCCGTGACGTCCACGTCGGCGGCGGCGAGCGGTCTGAACGCTCTGCGGCTGCCGGAACTGCGGGCGCTGCGCCGCTCGGCACAGCGCGAGGAGGCGGATCTGAGCTATCTGCGCAGACTGCTCCAGGGGCGGATCGACATCCTCCGCGCCGAGCTTGGCCACCGCCGTGACCCGGCGCCCGCGGCGGCCGCGGCCCAGCCGCCCGCCGGGCTGGTGGACCGGCTGCCGGAGATCC encodes the following:
- a CDS encoding ABC transporter ATP-binding protein, translated to MSGTSAPRRGPAPAAGPGRFMGGQPTERSMDFRGSSRRLLARLRPERGIVLLVLALGTVSTGLAVVGPKILGAATDLIFAGIVGRQLPDGVSKEQAVQWLRDKDQGTVADMVASMDVTPGQGIDFHAVGVVLLWVAALYLAASLLGLVQARVATVVVQRAVFRLREDVEHKLARLPLAYFDKQSRGEVLSRATNDIDNIQQTLQQTLSQIMASLLTIVGVLSMMFWISPLLALVALITVPVSVWVTTRIGKRAQPQFVSQWKTTGKLNAHIEEMYTGHALVKVFGREKESAQAFREQNDKLYGAGFRAQFISGLIQPSMMFIGNLNYVLVAVVGGLRVASGALSIGDVQAFVQYSRQFSQPLTQVASMANMVQSGVASAERVFELLDAPEQSAEPVDARRPEVVRGQVAFEEVAFRYQPDTPLIDGLSLSVRPGQTVAIVGPTGAGKTTLVNLLMRFYEVSGGRITLDGVDIAEMSREELRSHIGMVLQDTWLFGGTIAENIAYGAEGASSERIVAAAKATYVDRFVRMLPDGYDTVIDEEGSNVSAGEKQLITIARAFLSEPSILVLDEATSSVDTRTEVLIQRAMASLRSGRTSFVIAHRLSTIRDADVILVMESGRIVEQGSHDALLAAGGAYARLYASQFAEPVAETE
- a CDS encoding ABC transporter ATP-binding protein; this translates as MLVRLIQAHLRPYTRTITLIVLLQLVQTLATLYLPALNADIIDSGVVKGDTGYILRVGGLMIAVTLVQIVCAAGAVYFSARTSMALGRDVRAAVFDRVQSFSAREMGHFGAPSLITRTTNDVQQVQMLCLMAFTLMVSAPIMCVGGVVMALNEDVPLSGLLLLIVPALGLVVTLIARRMRPLFRDVQQRIDTVNRVLREQITGIRVIRAFVRDAHERDRFTDANTGLMDVSLRAGQLMSLMFPAVMLVVNVSSVAVVWFGGHRIDSGGMQVGALTAFLSYLMQILSSVMMATFMFMMVPRAEVCAERVQEVLDTGTSVVPPLVPVAPAPADTGRGLLELRGVEFRYPGADAPVLRDISLTARPGRTTAVIGSTGSGKSTLLGLVPRLFDATDGSVHLDGVDVRDLDPEVMTRTIGLVPQKPYLFAGTIASNLRYGDPDATDEQLWRALETAQAREFVAAMEGGLDAPIAQGGTNVSGGQRQRLAIARALVRKPSVYLFDDSFSALDYATDARLRAALADETDNATVVIVAQRVSTIRGADLIVVLDAGRIVGAGTHGELMAGNETYREIVLSQLTEEEAA
- a CDS encoding MoaD/ThiS family protein, with the protein product MAMMSTPAGTIRYWAAARAAAGTAEEPYTAWTLAEALDAARQRHTARPEFARVLLRCSFLVDGAPAGTRDHKTIQLAEGGTVEVLPPFAGG
- a CDS encoding DUF2993 domain-containing protein; the protein is MRALRITLIVVVILGGLFVAADRIAVYMAESKAADKIKSSQGLTTTPNVSIKGFPFLTQVAGKELDEVDVGVDGLTTDAGDGRSVRVTELDAQLHNVRISGNFSSASADRATGSAHISYADLSQAAGPGITVASDPSGSNKVKITGSLLGFSLTAHSQVTIVNGNTIRLHAESIPGGSIPQWEDKVREKTDMERKIEGLPTGMRLEKVETSKDGIDVSVAGNNVQLTG
- a CDS encoding Ms5788A family Cys-rich leader peptide, translated to MKRQADLTKRRAVDLCRVAAMLCRPV
- a CDS encoding sulfurtransferase; its protein translation is MSRSDVLVDADWVQARIDDPKTVIVEVDEDTSAYDKNHIKNAIRIDWKQDLQDPVRRDFVDQAGFEKLLSEKGIGNDDTVVLYGGNNNWFAAYAYWYFKLYGHQDVKLLDGGRKKWELDSRDLVAEVPARAQTEYKAKPQDTAIRAFRDEVVDAIGSLNLVDVRSPDEFSGKLLAPAHLPQEQSQRPGHVPSARNIPWSKSANDDGTFRSDDELKEIYEGAGVDLSKDTIAYCRIGERSAHTWFVLHELLGQTNVKNYDGSWTEYGSLVGVPVELGSDS
- a CDS encoding DUF1416 domain-containing protein; translation: MCGAKAGGPDASTIKPGETTIQGSVTRDGEPVAGYVRLLDSTGEFTAEVPTSATGQFRFYAAEGTWTLRALVPGGTADRTVVAQKGGLAEVAIAV
- a CDS encoding DUF3099 domain-containing protein, which translates into the protein MYARRRHAYFFLMGACLTLFISAWAFVRLWSVPAAVAMCIVAMVIPPLAAIVANRRGPDDRWWDESGDEESDRWWRELDEHNHRH
- a CDS encoding DsrE family protein; the encoded protein is MAKKLVIKVTAGADAPERCSQAFTVAAVAAASGVEVSLWLTGESTWFALPGRAAEFELPHAAPLPDLIDGILTGGGTITVCTQCAARREIEEKDLIEGARIAGAQVFVSEIMPDGVQALVY
- a CDS encoding FABP family protein produces the protein MIQIPSDLHPDLVPLAFLLGNWEGAGVSDFPGAEKCNFGQEATFTHDGRDFIEYISHTWVLDSEGKKVRPLETESGYWRIDKDRKVEVVMSRDQGIIEVWYGELAEGKPQIDLATDAVARTAHAAPYSGGKRLYGYVNSDLMWVGEKATPEVELRPYMSAHLKKVVDPREWAKDLKDLPDDGIAFFR
- a CDS encoding Fur family transcriptional regulator, which encodes MATTDWKSDLRERGYRLTPQRQLVLEAVDHLEHATPDEILTEVRRTASGVNISTVYRTLELLEELGLVSHAHLGHGAPTYHLADRHHHIHMVCRDCTDVIEADVSVADAFTRQLRADFGFDTDLKHFAIFGRCASCSARQRAGGAGGDPGQLAGDGAENGSGEGRARRS